One part of the Mya arenaria isolate MELC-2E11 chromosome 3, ASM2691426v1 genome encodes these proteins:
- the LOC128226481 gene encoding uncharacterized protein LOC128226481, translating into MILSRKRKRLLLVFLLCSSAIYIFILAPMDTGYEAADERSWVDFPVNYSHLITRFNFDVTKEIRSGDTGERNWALGNCSLESPESIRKDVVDLRVIVITYNRPQSLDRLLQSLNKAEYDNDNVKFEIWLDRSIYGQISKDTLTTARNFRVSYGRCSIIVHSTHVGIQGQWLNTWEPSAQSREMAVILEDDLTVSPFFYKYLKLVHNKYDSRRDVSGFSLQGTSLRHSDGHCCLNVATENKVFLYPTLGTTGFSPKRDSWFMFKSWLNHITSNGQRPPLIKDHVAVTWYEDLRRLGHEESMWEMGYLYYTRMQGEYTLYPNFKDHQGLTVNWFEVGLHNKGKMEEDSNGKPENGLLRSWNPQYDQLPDEPIYVNNNGDVIS; encoded by the exons ATGATTTTGAGCCGGAAGCGGAAGCGGTTGCTGCTAGTATTCCTTTTGTGTTCGTCGGCcatatacatattcatattgGCGCCAATGGACACCGGATATGAGGCGGCTGACGAGAGATCTTGGGTGGACTTTCCTGTCAACTACTCGCACTTGATAACCCGTTTTAATTTTGACGTCACAAAGGAAATAAGAAGCGGTGATACCGGGGAGAGAAATTGGGCTCTCGGGAATTGCTCACTGGAGAGTCCAGAGTCTATCCGTAAGGATGTTGTGGATTTGAGGGTCATTGTGATAACCTATAACAGGCCACAATCTCTAGATAGGCTTTTGCAATCCCTAAATAAAGCCGAGTATGATAACGACAACGTGAAGTTTGAGATTTGGCTGGACAGGTCAATATATGGCCAGATATCAAAGGATACCCTCACAACAGCGAGGAATTTTCGGGTATCTTATGGTCGCTGCTCCATTATCGTTCATTCTACACATGTGGGCATACAGGGGCAATGGCTCAAT ACATGGGAACCAAGCGCACAGAGCCGGGAAATGGCTGTGATATTGGAGGACGATTTGACGGTGTCcccatttttctataaatatctcaaactggtgcataataaatACGACAGCCGTCGTGACGTCAGTGGGTTTTCCCTTCAAGGGACAAGTTTACGCCACAGCGACGGACACTGTTGCTTGAACGTTGCCACGGAGAACAAAGTATTTTTATATCCAACGTTAGGAACTACGGGATTTTCTCCTAAACGAGACAgctggtttatgtttaaatcatggttaAACCATATCACCAGTAATGGGCAGCGACCTCCTTTGATTAAAGACCACGTGGCAGTAACGTGGTACGAAGATCTCAGACGCTTGGGCCACGAGGAAAGCATGTGGGAGATGGGATACTTGTACTATACGCGGATGCAAGGGGAATACACGCTCTATCCAAATTTTAAAG ATCATCAAGGATTGACCGTTAACTGGTTTGAAGTTGGTCTTCATAACAAAGGTAAAATGGAGGAGGATTCGAATGGTAAACCGGAAAATGGACTTCTTCGATCATGGAATCCGCAATACGATCAGCTGCCTGATGAGCCCATCTACGTGAATaataatggtgacgtcattagCTGA
- the LOC128226483 gene encoding uncharacterized protein LOC128226483, giving the protein MIFFQVPPPPPNITAIKARRGRGHDISTDKEAHDEPQSSASCYTSITLENSVIKGYHVYKIKPPITDPVTKLVVDREYTNIKDKDACLVWIPGLSEFDVTLHDMVTDDKRQLKLSDIAALPIGHVPRILASCFYNVLDLGGHVCAIMTGEPTPSFPPWPAPSESGGGVVIPCKYVLTAEDEVNTIQMLRETLKKMPEGYVMKIVVN; this is encoded by the coding sequence atgattttctttcaggtaccaccaccaccacctaaTATAACTGCCATCAAAGCCAGAAGAGGAAGAGGCCATGATATCTCCACAGACAAGGAAGCCCATGATGAACCACAGTCTTCAGCAAGCTGTTACACATCTATCACATTAGAGAACTCAGTGATAAAGGGGTACCATGTGTACAAGATAAAACCCCCAATAACTGACCCTGTGACAAAGCTTGTTGTAGATAGGGAATATACCAACATCAAGGATAAAGATGCATGCCTTGTGTGGATTCCTGGACTTTCTGAGTTTGATGTCACTTTACATGACATGGTAACCGATGATAAAAGACAGCTGAAGTTGTCAGATATAGCTGCACTTCCAATTGGCCACGTACCACGCATTCTTGCAAGTTGTTTTTACAATGTACTTGATTTGGGTGGACACGTGTGTGCCATCATGACCGGTGAACCGACGCCCAGTTTCCCACCGTGGCCTGCTCCATCTGAGAGTGGTGGTGGCGTTGTGATTCCATGTAAATATGTACTTACAGCAGAAGATGAAGTGAACACTATACAAATGTTAAGAGAAACACTCAAAAAGATGCCCGAAGGTTATGTGATGAAAATAGTTGTTAATTGA
- the LOC128226480 gene encoding uncharacterized protein LOC128226480, with amino-acid sequence MGPKRRGAASSCRSPAQKSAKAIAKKYRGKKMTPEKAANVRRALYSVCNEKLSLRKAAREYGVSYGFLYRRYSGEVDIEKIKGLETVFSSAEEKSMAKWLSEMAQRGMGLRVCEFLDFVQDIVQKENRQTPFKDGRPSYQRFTAFKHRNGNIIDRRTETPLELKRSKLSKSVIDEWYSKYRNFLISIDCLDKPSRIWNADESGFNMGSASAKVIGPTRRDLAVPHITAGKQRLTVMYCGRATGEMMPPFFVFPEPKPRSYNPLNGSLEGSAIAYTKKGWMDSKTFDKFIDHFDKYAGQERPVVLLIDSVGSHVDHTVFMHAKAKGIEIYRIVPNATHLMQPLDKGVFGPLKGKWNLVSRRYSRENPGKTIGKENFAEKLNVAYLEFYKPLTVINAFKSSGIYPVDSMKITSEMLKPGLTFSGKSLVEEEKAVVVVHQEELHETARAKGALSGFEETLATPVRDKYNNRIEEGYDMEGISPCFDVYRKLHKKAHPSKATSQATGLDLLADTALQDRHAVLPEDMPPSSSLISPVLRDLLVFPKAPESLKPVRKTLVNTLPDNLTSSESIRTLSLRELEKVKSFAERERKARLSFIKKNKPQKKGKSKSNTQKGKMPKKTDPDNVLTQGTSKEFCKGCQVTWDEDIESDSDCLWVQCDLCDGWLHAECISGLIDTNEQFICPDCM; translated from the coding sequence ATGGGTCCTAAACGACGGGGTGCGGCATCTTCGTGTAGGAGCCCAGCACAGAAGTCAGCCAAAGCCATAGCAAAGAAGTATCGGGGAAAGAAAATGACTCCAGAGAAAGCGGCTAATGTTCGTCGAGCATTATACAGTGTATGTAATGAAAAACTTTCACTAAGAAAAGCAGCTAGAGAATATGGGGTCTCGTATGGGTTTCTTTATAGGAGGTATTCAGGGGAAGTAGACATTGAAAAGATTAAGGGGctggaaactgtcttttcatCAGCTGAGGAAAAAAGCATGGCCAAATGGCTAAGTGAAATGGCCCAGCGCGGAATGGGTTTACGCGTTTGTGAGTTCCTTGACTTTGTTCAAGATATAGTCCAAAAAGAAAACAGGCAAACACCTTTTAAAGATGGTAGACCTAGTTACCAGAGGTTTACAGCATTCAAACACagaaatggcaacatcattgacAGAAGGACGGAAACGCCACTGGAGCTGAAGCggtcaaaattgtcaaaatctgTTATTGACGAGTGGTACAGTAAATACAGGAACTTTCTGATAAGCATTGACTGTCTGGACAAACCAAGCCGCATATGGAATGCAGATGAGTCCGGTTTTAACATGGGAAGTGCTTCAGCGAAGGTTATAGGCCCTACAAGGAGAGACCTTGCAGTACCACACATTACTGCAGGAAAGCAGCGCCTAACCGTGATGTATTGCGGCAGAGCAACTGGAGAGATGATGCCACCTTTTTTCGTATTCCCTGAACCTAAACCTAGATCATACAACCCACTGAATGGTTCTTTAGAGGGTAGTGCCATTGCATACACAAAAAAGGGCTGGATGGATTCTAAAACATTCGATAAATTCATTGATCACTTTGATAAGTATGCTGGGCAAGAGCGTCCTGTAGTTTTACTGATTGATAGTGTAGGCAGTCATGTTGACCATACAGTGTTCATGCATGCAAAAGCTAAGGGGATTGAAATATACAGAATTGTACCAAATGCAACACATTTGATGCAACCCCTTGATAAAGGAGTCTTTGGTCCTCTGAAAGGAAAATGGAACTTAGTTTCTAGAAGATACAGCCGTGAAAACCCTGGAAAAACAATTGGAAAGGAGAACTTTGCAGAGAAACTGAATGTAGCATACCTAGAATTCTACAAACCTCTCACTGTAATAAATGCGTTTAAGTCATCCGGCATATACCCAGTTGACTCTATGAAGATCACAAGTGAAATGTTAAAGCCTGGTTTAACATTTTCAGGCAAGTCACTTGTTGAGGAAGAAAAAGCTGTTGTGGTAGTGCATCAGGAAGAATTGCATGAGACAGCAAGAGCAAAAGGAGCTCTGAGTGGATTTGAAGAAACTCTGGCCACTCCTGTTCGTGACAAGTACAATAACAGGATTGAGGAAGGATACGATATGGAAGGCATTTCACCATGTTTTGATGTCTACCGAAAACTCCATAAAAAGGCTCATCCAAGCAAAGCAACTAGTCAGGCAACAGGATTGGACTTACTTGCAGATACTGCTCTGCAAGACAGACATGCTGTACTTCCAGAGGACATGCCACCAAGTTCAAGTTTGATATCACCTGTGTTAAGAGACTTGTTAGTTTTTCCTAAGGCACCGGAATCATTAAAACCTGTTAGAAAGACATTGGTTAACACATTACCTGACAATCTAACCTCATCAGAAAGCATTCGTACCCTTTCACTCAGAGAACTTGAAAAAGTTAAAAGTTTTGCTGAAAGGGAAAGGAAAGCAAGACTTTCGTTCATTAAAAAGAACAAACCACAAAAAAAGGGAAAGTCAAAATCCAATACTCAGAAGGGAAAAATGCCAAAGAAAACTGATCCTGATAATGTACTGACACAGGGCACATCAAAGGAATTTTGTAAAGGGTGTCAAGTGACATGGGATGAAGACATTGAATCAGATAGTGACTGTCTCTGGGTTCAGTGTGACCTGTGTGATGGCTGGTTGCATGCTGAATGTATTTCTGGGTTAATTGACACGAATGAGCAATTCATATGTCCAGATTGCatgtaa